The following are from one region of the Cryptococcus deuterogattii R265 chromosome 8, complete sequence genome:
- a CDS encoding cell division control protein 24, which yields MSISGPISRRRIGSGSQRGNESLPQLDIQSIQMPSNPQNALALKTAALSTSTRSLHQICSILKKRLLCADGFQPFLEQPPNAEPLDVVSHMCHLFRLGSPLCHLYNLLIPSFIDPSSALYADLPAPPKLEYDFPQFYDSPNGVRNWAKRPKNAKPCQRYIAAFCMAMTKRIEEGRWTSDMWALHELWGESTGEAIEAYDSTGLMKVLSTVEKMLDNLPESAMSPISPHTPFTTSGSIAQRAQSGQSYDLPFSMGGIGPGASAVANMAATMNGGVHIEAGPTDNCPTAVEMLRGLSTSLAEANAFKSVEELVASEKSYVTELEILVRCSQEMLEAQLVSTETNHQIFPNLSKILEFHRKFLIKLETEYEPIQERGPGAWAEGVWGRPFILSEAEFDCYGPYCANYLDAITIVNEQMPVLMRGQGLPEAERPCLDPERELQAFMIKPIQRITKYGLLLDAILYATAKHEYPFRPELEEASAAVKRIAAGINEVTDFKAKQATVHELIELVDDWKGHDVDKFGPLHIDDHFTVTKDDQPREYHVFLFEKMMLCCKEITPEKKKQNKNSSMLRKDRGSSKGEPLDKKKLALKGRIFVSNIKEATILPSEPGDAYGAARLLVGWTIPLRNKDGYHDDQADSFVMIGKNEEQMKKWSEKVMELANNERKIQEDMRAARIKAGRSSGSERQYYQHSSFGPPTPATEQPPTPFNMPPLPNGSATPYYSEDEDAEGLRSGRTTPSIQGRYPYAYSGQPSAGRRVQSQQSMTSVMPTELRARAMTEDQYGPNMTQWRTQQPMAPPLPRLTSAMSGLSMASELSFGSGPNSAGVRTGMVRQMSSTRLPRSTEVDQGGLENPMDPRDSYGRYGSLRGMARAPSHALPSVPHPPPLRNRSASSPNVYQQPTVTGAASLPYTAGPTGTWTGSPLASTLQMSTHPYVQSTPVPGFGPSSSTTLVGGTAYFNKRVSNGKRSSGGSHHSTTTTDTSDQTSPATPYGSGSGDVRGSMRQNSGDNVSGSVLVKLRFGSDQFILGVSQEIDFLTLYQKIHKKIRLCSSVNRPANEHDKLQIRYVDNDGDEIQVKFDADVELMFEDARNQAGHINLIARWADDRRGTPQGEIY from the exons ATGTCTATATCGGGCCCCATCTCCAGGAGGCGTATAGGCTCTGGGAGCCAAAGAGGAAATGAAAGTTTACCCCAATTGGACATTCAGAGTATTCAGATGCCATCAAATCC CCAAAATGCCCTTGCCCTCAAAACAGCGGCGCTGTCAACTTCTACTAGGTCCCTACACCAAATTTGCTCCAttttgaaaaagagattATTATGTGCGGACGGTTTTCAGCCATTTTTAG AGCAACCACCTAATGCCGAACCATTGGATGTGGTTTCACATATGTGTCATCTTTTCCGGCTTGGTTCACCCCTTTGTCACCTTTACAATCTTCTTATTCCATCCTTTATCGATCCTTCATCAGCACTATATGCCGACTTACCAGCACCTCCCAAGCTCGAATACGATTTTCCTCAATTCTACGACTCTCCTAATGGCGTCCGTAATTGGGCCAAGCGACCGAAAAATGCCAAACCCTGTCAAAGATATATAGCAGCCTTCTGTATGGCGATGACGAAGCGGATAGAGGAAGGACGATGGACATCTGATATGTGGGCGTTGCATGAGCTTTGGGGCGAATCTACTGGAGAGGCCATCGAAGCATACGACTCAACTGGTTTGATGAAGGTGTTGAGCACGGTAGAGAAAATGCTGGACAATTTGCCAGAATCCGCCATGTCTCCTATCTCACCTCATACTCCTTTCACAACATCGGGTTCCATTGCTCAGCGTGCGCAATCTGGACAATCTTATGACTTACCATTTTCCATGGGCGGAATAGGCCCGGGTGCGAGTGCGGTGGCTAATATGGCGGCGACCATGAACGGTGGGGTGCATATCGAAGCTGGTCCGACTGACAACTGTCCAACTGCGGTAGAGATGCTGCGCGGTCTGTCAACATCCTTGGCTGAGGCCAACGCCTTCAAATCTGTGGAGGAGTTAGTTGCGAGCGAGAAGAGTTACGTTACGGAGTTGGAAATTCTGGTGAGGTGCTCACAGGAGATGCTAGAGGCCCAGTTGGTGTCCACCGAAACGAACCATCAAATCTTCCCAAATCTATCAAAGATTCTAGAGTTCCAC CGAAAATTCTTAATCAAACTTGAGACCGAGTATGAGCCTATTCAAGAACGAGGACCTGGTGCTTGGGCAGAGGGTGTATGGGGCAGACCGTTCATTCTGAGCGAAGCGGAGTTTGACTGCTACGGCCCATATTGTGCCAATTACCTCGACGCCATCACTATTGTGAATGAGCAGATGCCAGTACTTATG CGAGGACAAGGATTACCCGAGGCAGAAAGGCCATGCCTGGACCCCGAACGGGAATTGCAGGCGTTTATGATTAAGCCTATCCAAAGAATTACTAAATATGGGCTTCTCCTTGAC GCTATTCTCTACGCCACAGCCAAGCATGAGTATCCGTTCCGACcagagttggaagaggctTCTGCTGCAGTCAAGCGTATTGCCGCTGGTATCAACGAGGTCACAGACTTCAAGGCCAAGCAAGCAACCGTGCACGAACTTATCGAACTGGTTGATGACTGGAAAGGCCACGACGTAGACAAGTTTGGGCCGCTACATATTGATGACCACTTCACGGTGACTAAGGATGATCAACCACGGGAATATCACGTTTTCTTGTTTGAAAAGATGATGCTTTGTTGCAAAGAGATCACAccagagaaaaagaaacagaaCAAGAATTCGAGTATGTTAAGGAAAGATCGAGGATCGAGCAAGGGTGAGCCACTTGATAAGAAGAAACTGGCTTTGAAGGGTAGAATATTTGTCTCAAACATCAAGGAAGCCACCATCTTGCCCTCTGAGCCTGGAG ACGCGTATGGCGCCGCTCGATTATTGGTCGGATGGACTATTCCTCTTCGAAACAAGGACGGTTACCACGATGATCAAGCAGATTCTTTCGTGATGATTGGTaagaatgaagaacaaatgaagaagtggtCGGAGAAGGTTATGGAACTCGCCAACAACGAGCGCAAGATTCAAGAGGACATGCGAGCGGCAAGAATAAAAGCTGGTCGATCTTCTGGTTCTGAAAGGCAGTATTACCAACATTCCTCCTTTGGTCCCCCCACTCCTGCTACAGAACAACCTCCGACGCCCTTCAACAtgcctccacttccaaaTGGATCCGCTACTCCTTATTATTccgaagacgaagacgCCGAGGGCCTCCGCAGTGGTCGCACAACTCCCAGCATTCAAGGCCGTTATCCGTACGCATACTCTGGTCAACCTTCCGCCGGTAGACGAGTGCAGAGCCAACAATCAATGACTTCTGTCATGCCAACAGAACTTCGCGCTCGGGCTATGACTGAAGATCAATACGGTCCCAACATGACTCAGTGGCGTACTCAACAACCCATGGcccctccccttcctcgcTTAACATCTGCCATGTCGGGTTTGTCAATGGCCTCAGAACTTTCCTTTGGCTCTGGGCCGAATAGTGCCGGTGTACGAACTGGTATGGTCCGGCAGATGAGCTCTACCAGATTACCACGTTCGACCGAAGTGGACCAAGGAGGTTTAGAGAATCCGATGGATCCCCGGGATTCATATGGGAGGTACGGGTCGCTTAGAGGGATGGCGCGAGCTCCTAGTCACGCCTTGCCTAGCGtaccccatcctcctcccctccgGAATCGCAGTGCCTCCTCTCCTAATGTCTATCAGCAGCCAACTGTTACTGGTGCTGCATCTCTTCCTTACACTGCCGGGCCCACTGGGACTTGGACCGgttctcctcttgcttctaCCCTTCAAATGAGCACACATCCTTATGTCCAAAGTACTCCTGTACCTGGTTTTGGACCGAGTAGCTCAACAACTCTTGTGGGTGGAACAGCATACTTTAATAAGCGAGTGAGCAAtgggaagagatcaagCGGTGGGAGTCATCACTCCACGACCACTACCGATACTTCAGACCAGACTAGTCCGGCTACGCCATATGGCAGCGGCAGCGGAGATGTTCGGGGATCGATGAGACAAAACAGTGGCGACAATGTTTCTGGGAGTGTGCTAGTCAAATTGCGATTTGGCAGT GATCAATTTATTCTCGGTGTCTCACAAGAAATCGACTTCCTCACCCTCTATCAGAAAATCCACAAGAAGATTCGGCTGTGCAGCAGCGTCAACCGACCGGCGAACGAGCATGACAAGCTTCAGATCCGTTATGTCGATAATGACGGAGATGAAATTCAAGTCAAGTTTGACGCGGATGTGGAGCTGATGTTTGAGGATGCGAGAAATCAGGCTGGACATATCAATTTGATTGCGAGATGGGCTGATGACCGACGAGGAACCCCTCAAGGAGAAATCTATtaa